A genomic window from Chanos chanos chromosome 14, fChaCha1.1, whole genome shotgun sequence includes:
- the aldh3b4 gene encoding aldehyde dehydrogenase family 3 member B1, producing MSSPPNHSPNRWFKALRRNRHGELCLKTVELLNRSRAAFQAGRTAQDSFRLGQLEALVRMLVEHECDFVDALGRDIHKPRFETVTSELMMVKNEALYAISHLKKWMEPQHLERNLATALDNCMILSEPLGVVLIIGSWTYPVQLCLVPLVGAIAAGNCVIISPSETCPHTTELLHRLIPAYLDNECYHVVLTGPSEVPDIVDLKFDHVFFSGSKEDGIKVAQAAARTLARVTLVLNSKNPCYVDKQCDINTTARRIAWARFHNAGQSPTAPDYVLCHSDVKESLLQALKCVLHQFFGPDPRESRSFGRLVKEESFSRAKDLLLRSDKVVVGGQINEAEKYIAPTILMDVVESDPVMQQDVFGPILPILTVKDVEEAIAFINAREKPLCVYAYSRNSKVVSKVMNETSSGSFCSNDSVLQSLMAGLPFGGVGSSGMGSYHGRYSFDNFSHKKSCLLRSTRIEFMTYLRYPPYEERNMNLMTLASSLTQRSHGWCTIM from the exons ATGAGCTCGCCGCCAAATCACTCTCCGAACAGGTGGTTCAAAGCCCTGAGGAG GAACAGGCACGGGGAACTGTGTCTGAAAACTGTAGAGCTGCTGAACAGGTCCAGAGCTGCCTTCCAGGCAGGACGCACGGCACAGGACAGCTTCAGACTGGGTCAGCTGGAAGCCCTGGTCCGCATGCTGGTGGAGCATGAGTGTGACTTTGTGGATGCTCTCGGGAGAGACATTCATAAG CCCCGTTTTGAGACCGTGACGTCTGAGCTTATGATGGTGAAGAACGAGGCTCTTTATGCCATTAGTCACCTTAAGAAGTGGATGGAACCGCAGCATTTGGAACGCAACCTA GCCACGGCACTGGATAACTGTATGATACTGAGTGAGCCTCTAGGGGTTGTATTGATTATTGGATCATGGACGTACCCTGTTCAACTCTGTCTGGTACCTCTAGTGGGCGCTATCGCGGCAG GTAACTGTGTGATTATCAGTCCTTCAGAGACCTGTCCCCATACCACAGAGCTTCTCCACAGGCTCATACCGGCATATCTGGACAAC GAGTGCTACCATGTGGTCCTGACAGGGCCAAGCGAGGTGCCTGACATTGTGGACCTCAAATTTGACCATGTTTTCTTTTCCG GCAGCAAAGAAGACGGGATTAAAGTGGCACAGGCCGCTGCCCGGACCCTCGCCCGAGTAACGCTGGTCTTGAACAGTAAGAACCCCTGCTACGTGGACAAGCAATGTGACATTAACACCACGGCCCGTCGCATCGCCTGGGCGCGCTTCCACAACGCCGGGCAGAGCCCGACGGCGCCCGATTACGTTCTGTGTCACTCCGACGTCAAAGAAAGCCTCCTTCAGGCCCTGAAGTGCGTCCTACATCAGTTCTTTGGGCCGGACCCACGAGAGTCCAGGAGCTTTGGGCGTCTGGTCAAAGAGGAGAGTTTCAGTCGGGCGAAGGACCTGCTCCTGAGGTCTGACAAAGTAGTTGTGGGGGGTCAAATAAACGAAGCAGAGAAATATATCG CGCCCACGATTCTGATGGACGTGGTAGAATCGGATCCAGTCATGCAGCAGGATGTGTTTGGCCCGATTCTGCCCATCCTAACCGTTAAAGACGTCGAGGAGGCTATAGCCTTTATCAATGCCAGAGAAAAGcccctctgtgtgtatgcatactcCAGAAACAGCAAG GTCGTCTCCAAGGTGATGAATGAGACTTCCAGTGGAAGCTTCTGCTCTAATGACAGTGTCTTGCAGAGCCTGATGGCAGGGTTGCCCtttggaggtgtag GCTCCAGTGGAATGGGTTCCTATCACGGCCGCTACAGCTTCGACAATTTCTCCCACAAGAAGTCGTGTCTGCTTCGAAGCACACGCATCGAGTTCATGACCTACCTGCGCTATCCGCCCTACGAGGAACGTAACATGAATCTGATGACGCTGGCCAGCTCGCTGACCCAGAGGAGCCACGGCTGGTGTACAATCATGTGA
- the mmab gene encoding corrinoid adenosyltransferase MMAB, which yields MATTIVHSTHLRCLLRIGPCLRTQRIGRICLQTRGFATASDGESKVPKIYTKTGDKGFSSTFTGERRPKEDHIFEALGSTDELSSAIGLAREFCADQGHTFIDQLDKIQCVLQDVGSNVATPRSSARDAHIKKTKFSSQPVSDLECWIDAYTEELPPLTSFILPSGGKSGAALHVARAMCRRAERGVAPIVRSGEADPDVARYLNRLSDYLFTLARYTAMKEGKEEKIYRRPE from the exons ATGGCCACAACGATTGTACATTCGACTCACTTGCGATGTCTCTTAAGAATAGGACCATGCTTAAGGACGCAGCGAATTGGGCGTATATGTCTGCAAACGAGAGG CTTTGCCACTGCGTCTGATGGAGAGAGCAAAGTACCCAAAATTTACACGAAGACAGGAGATAAAG GGTTTTCAAGCACATTCACAGGGGAGAGACGCCCAAAAGAAGACCACATCTTTGAGGCCCTTGGGTCCACAGATGAATTGTCGTCGGCGATTGG GCTGGCGAGAGAGTTCTGCGCTGACCAAGGACACACGTTCATAGATCAATTAGACAAG ATCCAGTGTGTCCTACAAGATGTAGGTTCTAATGTTGCTACTCCCCGTTCATCAGCAAGAGACGCACACATTA AGAAGACCAAGTTTAGCAGTCAGCCAGTGTCAGACCTGGAGTGTTGGATTGATGCATACACAGAGGAACTGCCTCCACTGACCAGCTTCATATTACCT TCTGGTGGCAAAAGCGGCGCAGCCCTGCATGTGGCCAGAGCAATGTGCCGGCGGGCAGAGCGCGG CGTCGCACCTATCGTGCGTTCGGGAGAAGCAGATCCCGACGTCGCCAGATATTTAAACAG GCTGAGCGACTACCTGTTCACATTGGCAAGGTACACGGCCATGAAAGAGGGTAAAGAGGAGAAGATCTACAGAAGACCCGAGTGA